A region from the Candidatus Methylomirabilota bacterium genome encodes:
- a CDS encoding DUF6524 family protein — protein MRSRVTVTGFLARFAFALLVVGATYNPTPYSFYAWGEQTGWQWRPPIVFVGVVLLIGWVICLKATLRSIGGLGLLLANAFLAAFFWLIADWGWLPIDNAAAISWLGLFCVAGILAVGMSWSLLRRRRPA, from the coding sequence GTGAGAAGCCGCGTGACGGTCACCGGGTTCCTCGCACGCTTCGCCTTCGCGTTGCTGGTCGTGGGGGCGACCTACAACCCTACGCCGTACTCGTTTTACGCGTGGGGGGAGCAGACGGGCTGGCAGTGGCGTCCGCCGATCGTCTTCGTCGGCGTCGTACTGCTCATCGGCTGGGTCATCTGCCTGAAAGCTACCCTGCGCTCGATCGGCGGCCTCGGCCTGCTCTTGGCCAACGCCTTCCTCGCCGCCTTCTTCTGGCTCATCGCCGACTGGGGCTGGCTGCCAATCGACAACGCGGCCGCCATCTCGTGGCTCGGCCTGTTCTGCGTCGCCGGTATCCTGGCCGTCGGCATGTCGTGGTCGTTGCTGCGTCGTCGCCGGCCGGCCTGA
- a CDS encoding cytochrome C yields the protein MHPSSLGRALLAALACLITMLAPLVLALVATGPARADDRFALPANETWKKECGACHLPYPPQLLPARSWQAVVAGLDRHFGSDASLDPKAAAEVAAVLARHAGRDRGGPTAIRITETSWFRREHRKVPPGVWRGAAVKSPADCAACHAGAERGDFDEDAVRLPR from the coding sequence ATGCATCCGAGCTCCCTCGGCCGTGCCCTCCTCGCTGCGCTGGCGTGCCTCATCACGATGCTGGCGCCCCTCGTGCTCGCGCTCGTGGCGACCGGCCCGGCGCGCGCCGATGACCGCTTCGCCCTGCCCGCGAACGAGACCTGGAAGAAAGAGTGCGGAGCGTGCCACCTGCCCTATCCCCCGCAGCTGCTCCCGGCCCGCTCGTGGCAGGCTGTCGTGGCCGGGCTCGACCGGCACTTCGGCAGCGATGCCTCGCTGGATCCGAAGGCGGCCGCCGAGGTCGCCGCGGTCCTGGCGCGCCACGCCGGTCGGGATCGCGGCGGACCGACGGCGATCCGGATCACGGAGACCTCGTGGTTCCGCCGCGAGCACCGGAAGGTCCCGCCGGGGGTGTGGCGTGGCGCCGCGGTCAAGAGCCCGGCCGACTGCGCGGCCTGTCATGCCGGAGCCGAGCGGGGAGATTTCGACGAAGACGCCGTCCGGTTGCCCCGATGA
- a CDS encoding xanthine dehydrogenase family protein molybdopterin-binding subunit yields MIGQSPRRKEDERLLVGRGRFVDDIRPPDLLHLALVRSTHARAGLTRVDVSAARAQPGVMAFVAGDLPELAAPLPAASADATNPYVVLDSPQPQPVLARGQVRHVGEAVAAVLASDRYRAADAAEAVVVEYEPWPAVVAAEAAMREDAARVHEGQSNVVGRIQKVVGDVDRAFAEAAVVVEERLDHVRVSSMALEPRAVCASFDAHADVLTVWAGHQQPFNLRAAVASFLGLAAEQVRVIVPDTGGGFGPKIAVYPEDVLVPALAYRLRRPVKWIQTRTEFMQSTHQAREQHHHARLAATVDGRLLALDVRIVKDVGAYHYFSINEPTNTINHLPSLYRIPALRAEGLSVVTNKVPSSPYRGAGRPEAVFVVERLLDRLARRLGMDPAEVRLRNLVQPAEMPYAPDLVYRDGVPVRYDGGDYPLELRRALDLVDYDTWRKRQAELRRQGRHVGLGIAAYVEAGGSPSPGEWAGVRVDDQGQVAVSIGVSASGQGHETVFAQVCAEHLGARFEDIRVRGGDTSLVPHGYGTGASRVAINTGNAVAMAAESVRRKACRVAARLLEAGEQDIRIENGQAFVAGVPSRAIPLGRLARAALRDRALAELGGPGLWDTKFYALPTVTWASGVHVAVVEVDPETGRVTILKYVMVHDCGRQLHPVIVDGQVLGGFVQGLGVPLGERIVYDDQGQLLTGSLMDYPIPRADDVPDVVTEHLVFPTDHNPLGVRGVGEGPTCSPATVIANAVDDAFDGLLNIRDPVLTPARVRALVEAARRGGPDRSR; encoded by the coding sequence ATGATCGGCCAGTCGCCTCGCCGCAAGGAGGACGAGCGTCTCCTCGTCGGCCGAGGCCGGTTCGTCGACGACATCCGCCCGCCCGATCTGCTGCACCTGGCGCTCGTGCGCTCGACCCATGCGCGCGCGGGCCTGACACGCGTGGACGTGAGCGCGGCGCGGGCCCAGCCCGGCGTGATGGCCTTCGTCGCCGGCGACCTCCCCGAGTTGGCGGCCCCGCTGCCTGCGGCCAGCGCGGATGCGACGAACCCGTACGTGGTCCTCGATTCGCCACAGCCCCAGCCCGTCCTGGCGCGGGGACAGGTCCGGCACGTGGGCGAGGCCGTTGCTGCCGTCCTGGCCAGCGACCGCTACCGCGCCGCCGACGCCGCCGAGGCGGTGGTCGTGGAGTACGAGCCGTGGCCGGCCGTGGTCGCCGCCGAGGCGGCGATGCGCGAGGACGCGGCCCGCGTCCACGAGGGCCAGAGCAACGTGGTCGGCCGAATCCAGAAGGTGGTCGGCGACGTGGACCGGGCCTTCGCCGAGGCCGCCGTGGTGGTGGAGGAGCGGCTCGATCACGTCCGCGTGAGCTCGATGGCCCTGGAGCCGCGGGCCGTGTGCGCTTCGTTCGACGCCCACGCGGACGTCCTCACGGTGTGGGCCGGCCACCAGCAGCCCTTCAACCTGCGCGCGGCAGTGGCGTCGTTCCTGGGCCTGGCCGCCGAGCAGGTGCGCGTGATCGTGCCCGACACGGGCGGCGGCTTCGGCCCGAAGATCGCCGTGTACCCGGAGGACGTCCTCGTCCCCGCCCTGGCGTACCGCCTGCGCCGGCCCGTGAAGTGGATCCAGACGCGCACGGAGTTCATGCAGAGCACGCACCAGGCGCGCGAGCAGCACCACCACGCGCGGCTGGCCGCCACCGTGGACGGCCGGCTGCTCGCGCTGGACGTGCGGATCGTGAAGGACGTCGGCGCCTACCATTACTTCTCGATCAACGAGCCGACCAACACCATCAACCACCTGCCGTCCCTGTACCGCATCCCCGCCCTGCGCGCCGAAGGGCTGTCGGTGGTCACGAACAAGGTCCCCAGCTCGCCCTATCGCGGGGCCGGCCGGCCCGAGGCCGTGTTCGTCGTCGAGCGGCTCCTCGATCGCCTGGCCCGCCGGCTCGGGATGGATCCGGCCGAGGTGCGCCTTCGCAACCTGGTCCAGCCCGCTGAGATGCCCTACGCGCCAGACCTCGTCTACCGCGATGGCGTGCCCGTCCGCTACGACGGCGGGGACTACCCCCTCGAGCTGCGGCGGGCGCTCGATCTGGTGGACTACGACACCTGGCGGAAGCGGCAGGCCGAGCTGCGGCGACAGGGCCGTCACGTCGGGCTCGGCATCGCCGCGTACGTGGAGGCCGGCGGCAGTCCCAGTCCGGGAGAGTGGGCCGGGGTGCGGGTCGACGACCAGGGGCAGGTCGCCGTGTCGATCGGCGTGTCGGCTTCGGGTCAGGGTCACGAGACGGTGTTCGCCCAGGTGTGCGCGGAGCACCTGGGCGCGCGCTTCGAGGACATCCGCGTGCGCGGCGGCGACACCTCGCTGGTTCCTCACGGCTACGGCACGGGGGCCAGTCGCGTGGCGATCAACACGGGCAATGCCGTGGCCATGGCGGCGGAGTCCGTACGGCGAAAGGCGTGTCGGGTGGCCGCCCGACTGCTGGAGGCCGGCGAACAGGACATCCGGATCGAGAACGGTCAGGCCTTCGTGGCCGGCGTGCCCTCCCGGGCGATCCCCCTCGGTCGGCTGGCGCGGGCGGCCCTGCGCGACCGCGCGCTCGCCGAGCTCGGCGGCCCTGGCCTGTGGGACACCAAGTTCTACGCCCTGCCGACGGTCACGTGGGCGAGCGGCGTCCACGTGGCCGTCGTCGAGGTCGATCCGGAGACGGGGCGGGTCACCATCCTCAAGTACGTCATGGTTCACGACTGCGGACGGCAGCTGCATCCGGTCATCGTCGACGGGCAGGTGCTGGGCGGGTTCGTCCAGGGCCTCGGCGTGCCCCTGGGCGAGCGCATCGTCTACGACGATCAGGGACAGCTCCTCACCGGCAGCTTGATGGACTACCCCATCCCCCGCGCCGACGACGTCCCCGATGTCGTCACCGAACACCTCGTCTTCCCCACCGACCACAACCCGCTCGGCGTTCGCGGGGTCGGGGAAGGGCCGACCTGCTCTCCGGCCACGGTGATCGCGAACGCCGTCGACGATGCTTTCGACGGCCTGCTGAATATCCGCGATCCGGTGCTGACACCCGCCCGCGTCCGCGCCCTGGTCGAAGCGGCACGCCGCGGCGGCCCCGATCGATCACGTTAG
- a CDS encoding BON domain-containing protein, whose translation MKAMAALSLVVMIASLATGCQTLTGRSAKEHFNDKWLTHETKATIVARNASALTAVDVDVNRGVVYLTGTVPTAEHKARAEQAARGVNGVRDVVSHLEVRQARPSSAPR comes from the coding sequence ATGAAGGCCATGGCCGCCCTATCACTTGTCGTGATGATCGCGAGCCTCGCGACCGGCTGTCAGACGCTCACCGGCCGCTCGGCCAAGGAGCACTTCAACGACAAGTGGCTCACCCACGAGACCAAGGCCACGATCGTGGCCAGAAACGCCAGCGCGCTGACGGCGGTGGACGTCGACGTCAATCGCGGCGTCGTCTATCTCACGGGCACCGTGCCGACCGCCGAGCACAAGGCCCGCGCCGAGCAGGCGGCGCGCGGGGTCAATGGGGTCCGCGATGTCGTGAGCCACCTGGAGGTCAGGCAGGCGCGGCCGAGCAGCGCGCCGCGTTAA
- a CDS encoding ATP-binding protein, translated as MKVRLLVGVLGAVVVVWLITAALSYRDAQREIDELLDAHLAQAAALLVAQASHELDELEEHAPAAHPYGHKVAFQVWERGRELRVRSADAPNARLSPQVEGFSDTDVDGRRWRVYSTWARRQRYLIQVGEERAARDRLAAAIGVNLLTPMLLALPVLGLLVWLGVRWGTRPLAILRAQVRQRDPDNLAPLEVTDPPAEVAPLVDSLNRLLARVRASIDNERRFTADAAHELRTPVAAVRAHAEVARAAATDAERRAALDNIVAGCDRSARAIEQLLTLARLDPGDAGGPHQECDLRDLARQVLAEVAPMALARGVEVELAMGPPVVLRGNPGLLTILIRNLVDNAARYCPPGSSTRVDVVHDGPTARLAVTDQGPGIAAADRQTLGQRFHRLPGSRETGIGLGLSIVNRIAELHRAAVRFEDGPGGRGLCVIVEFPGIVDRQAVGNLPGRSVAAATVKTA; from the coding sequence ATGAAGGTCCGGCTGCTCGTCGGCGTGCTCGGCGCCGTCGTGGTCGTCTGGCTGATCACCGCGGCCCTGAGCTACCGCGACGCCCAGCGGGAGATCGACGAGCTCCTCGACGCGCACCTGGCGCAGGCTGCCGCGCTGCTCGTGGCCCAGGCGAGTCACGAGCTCGACGAGCTGGAAGAGCACGCGCCGGCCGCCCATCCCTACGGACACAAGGTGGCCTTCCAGGTCTGGGAGCGAGGCCGCGAGCTCCGGGTCCGCTCCGCCGACGCTCCGAACGCCCGGCTGTCGCCGCAGGTAGAGGGGTTCAGCGACACGGACGTCGACGGACGCCGCTGGCGGGTCTACAGCACGTGGGCGCGCAGGCAGCGCTACCTGATCCAGGTGGGCGAAGAGCGCGCCGCCCGCGACCGGCTGGCCGCCGCCATCGGCGTCAATCTCCTGACCCCGATGCTGCTCGCCCTGCCGGTCCTGGGCCTGCTCGTCTGGCTCGGGGTTCGCTGGGGAACGCGACCGCTGGCCATCCTCCGCGCCCAGGTCCGACAGCGCGACCCCGACAATCTGGCTCCGCTAGAGGTCACCGACCCGCCGGCCGAAGTGGCCCCGCTGGTGGACAGCCTCAATCGCCTGCTCGCGCGCGTGCGAGCGTCGATCGACAACGAGCGGCGGTTCACGGCGGATGCCGCTCACGAGCTGCGCACGCCCGTCGCCGCGGTCCGCGCTCACGCCGAGGTCGCGCGGGCCGCCGCCACCGACGCCGAGCGGCGCGCCGCGCTCGACAACATCGTGGCCGGTTGCGACCGGTCGGCGCGGGCGATCGAGCAGCTGCTGACCCTCGCCCGGCTGGACCCGGGTGATGCGGGCGGCCCGCACCAGGAGTGTGACCTGCGCGACCTCGCCCGGCAGGTGCTCGCCGAGGTGGCGCCGATGGCCCTCGCCAGGGGCGTGGAGGTCGAGCTGGCGATGGGGCCGCCGGTCGTGTTGCGCGGGAACCCGGGCTTGCTGACGATCCTGATCCGCAACCTGGTGGACAACGCCGCGCGCTACTGTCCTCCCGGCTCCAGCACCCGCGTCGACGTCGTTCACGACGGACCCACGGCCCGCCTCGCCGTCACGGATCAGGGTCCGGGAATCGCGGCGGCCGACCGCCAGACGCTCGGCCAGCGCTTCCATCGGCTGCCCGGCAGCCGCGAGACGGGCATCGGGCTGGGGCTTTCGATCGTCAACCGCATCGCCGAGCTGCATCGGGCGGCCGTTCGGTTCGAGGACGGTCCGGGCGGACGGGGACTCTGCGTCATCGTAGAATTTCCCGGCATCGTCGACCGGCAGGCCGTCGGGAACCTGCCCGGGAGATCCGTTGCCGCTGCCACTGTGAAGACAGCCTGA
- a CDS encoding multicopper oxidase domain-containing protein: protein MATRTMALATLVLALALGSTGTRAQQPRERHYYLAAEETVWNYAPTGKEQLMHGGAIPEPWRGALAWPKTRFIEYTDDAFTVKKPQPSWLGVLGPVLRGEVGDTIKVHFLNRSKRPASVHPHGVRYTKDSEGAHYQAGGAGGSVAPGGRFTYTWIVDEESGPATGEASSKVWWYHSHVDEPADVNAGLLGPLVITGRGRSRPDGTPIDVDREFVALMMIFDEAGGHERGLMHAINGFVFGNLPGLVMKSGERVRWYLLGMGNEKDLHTFHWHGKTLQAPARRTDVIELLPGSMVTADMRADNPGTWMLHCHVADHFYAGMYGTFTIEP from the coding sequence ATGGCGACTCGCACGATGGCCCTGGCCACGCTGGTGCTGGCCCTGGCCCTGGGCTCGACGGGCACGCGCGCGCAGCAACCGCGCGAGCGTCATTACTACCTGGCCGCCGAAGAGACGGTGTGGAACTATGCGCCGACCGGCAAGGAACAGCTCATGCACGGCGGCGCCATCCCCGAGCCCTGGCGCGGCGCGCTCGCGTGGCCCAAGACGCGGTTCATCGAATACACGGACGACGCCTTCACCGTGAAGAAGCCCCAGCCGTCCTGGCTCGGAGTGCTGGGCCCGGTCCTGCGCGGAGAGGTCGGGGACACTATCAAGGTTCACTTCCTCAACCGCTCGAAGCGGCCGGCCTCCGTGCACCCCCACGGCGTGCGCTACACGAAGGATTCGGAAGGCGCCCACTACCAGGCCGGCGGGGCCGGCGGCTCCGTGGCGCCCGGCGGGCGCTTCACCTACACGTGGATCGTGGACGAGGAGAGCGGGCCCGCCACAGGCGAGGCCAGCTCGAAAGTGTGGTGGTACCACTCGCACGTGGACGAGCCGGCCGACGTCAACGCGGGTCTGCTCGGGCCCCTGGTCATCACCGGGCGCGGCCGGTCCCGGCCGGACGGCACGCCGATCGACGTCGACCGCGAGTTCGTCGCGCTCATGATGATCTTCGACGAGGCCGGCGGCCACGAGCGCGGGCTCATGCACGCCATCAACGGTTTCGTCTTCGGCAACCTCCCCGGCTTGGTGATGAAAAGCGGCGAGCGCGTCCGCTGGTATCTGCTGGGGATGGGTAACGAGAAAGACCTCCACACCTTCCACTGGCACGGGAAGACGCTCCAGGCGCCGGCCCGGCGCACCGACGTTATCGAGTTGCTTCCCGGCAGCATGGTGACCGCCGACATGCGCGCGGACAACCCGGGCACCTGGATGCTGCACTGCCACGTCGCCGACCACTTCTACGCCGGCATGTACGGAACCTTCACGATCGAGCCCTAG
- a CDS encoding cytochrome b/b6 domain-containing protein translates to MTQRKILVWDVPTRVFHWLLVVSFAGAFLTADSERHRDWHVLFGLTMLVLIGFRLLWGIAGTRYARFTSFAFGPRAVLHYLGAVVTLRGVRYVGHTPGGSWAIWAMLGLGGLVGVTGYVAYNDGPDTVAEAHEAVAWTLLAVVIVHVVGVVLSSVLHRENLTGAMITGRKRGEASQAIRGARWLVGAALLALVAAVWLDVVSIPGLAVVPDAAAVRQASGDDADQRD, encoded by the coding sequence ATGACCCAGCGAAAGATCCTGGTGTGGGACGTCCCCACGCGAGTGTTCCACTGGCTGCTGGTCGTCTCGTTCGCCGGCGCGTTCCTGACGGCCGACTCGGAGCGGCACCGTGATTGGCACGTCCTGTTCGGCCTCACCATGCTGGTCCTGATCGGGTTCCGGCTGCTCTGGGGGATCGCCGGCACCCGGTACGCCCGCTTCACCAGCTTCGCCTTCGGGCCCCGCGCCGTGTTGCACTATCTCGGCGCTGTCGTCACACTGAGGGGCGTGCGCTACGTGGGTCACACGCCGGGCGGGAGCTGGGCGATCTGGGCGATGCTCGGCCTCGGCGGCCTGGTCGGCGTCACCGGCTACGTCGCTTACAACGACGGCCCGGATACCGTCGCCGAGGCCCACGAGGCGGTGGCCTGGACCCTGCTGGCCGTGGTGATCGTGCACGTCGTCGGCGTCGTCCTCAGCAGCGTTCTCCACCGGGAGAACCTCACCGGAGCGATGATCACGGGCCGCAAGCGCGGCGAGGCGAGCCAGGCCATCCGGGGAGCGCGCTGGCTCGTCGGGGCCGCGCTGCTGGCCCTGGTGGCGGCGGTCTGGCTGGACGTCGTCTCCATCCCCGGGCTTGCGGTCGTCCCTGACGCGGCGGCGGTCCGTCAGGCCAGTGGGGACGACGCCGACCAGCGCGACTGA
- a CDS encoding fumarylacetoacetate hydrolase family protein, protein MSYKLLSYQAGRQARAGVLVGDTVYDAAGITRTPAYASVLRVLEDWSKAERLLARTAKALTSEKRRARGVPLGRSRLLAPVLYPGAIFCAGANYADHVLEMARAQNAPPPPDPHEIGLAPWHFIKTARSSVVGPGARVALPRYSQKVDWEVELVAVIGRPAKDVTIDRALDCIAGYTIGNDLSARDVMRRPHLPDASPFKVDWLSQKCFDGSCPLGPWITPASAIADPQKLGMKLWVNDELMQDSNTSQMIFTTAEQIAHLSTRVTLQPGDLVMTGTPAGVGMGRGRFLKAGDRLRLWIEGIGELSHTMR, encoded by the coding sequence ATGAGCTACAAGCTGCTGAGCTATCAGGCGGGCCGCCAGGCGCGCGCCGGCGTGCTGGTCGGCGACACCGTGTACGACGCGGCCGGAATCACCCGCACGCCGGCGTACGCCAGCGTGCTGCGCGTGCTGGAGGACTGGAGCAAGGCCGAGCGGCTGCTGGCCCGCACGGCCAAGGCCCTGACCAGCGAGAAGCGTCGCGCCCGCGGCGTGCCGCTCGGCCGCAGCCGGCTGCTGGCGCCCGTGCTCTACCCGGGGGCGATCTTTTGCGCCGGCGCCAACTACGCCGACCATGTCCTCGAGATGGCGCGGGCCCAGAACGCCCCGCCGCCCCCGGATCCCCACGAGATCGGCCTGGCGCCCTGGCACTTCATCAAGACCGCGCGCAGCTCGGTCGTCGGCCCTGGCGCGCGGGTCGCGCTGCCGCGCTATTCGCAGAAGGTGGACTGGGAGGTCGAGCTGGTCGCGGTGATCGGCCGTCCGGCGAAGGACGTGACGATTGACCGGGCGCTGGACTGCATCGCCGGCTACACCATCGGCAACGATCTGTCCGCGCGGGACGTGATGCGGCGGCCGCACCTGCCCGATGCCTCGCCGTTCAAGGTGGACTGGCTGAGCCAGAAGTGCTTCGACGGCTCCTGTCCGCTGGGGCCCTGGATCACTCCGGCGAGCGCGATCGCCGACCCTCAGAAGCTCGGCATGAAGCTGTGGGTCAACGACGAGCTGATGCAGGACTCGAACACGAGTCAGATGATCTTCACCACCGCCGAGCAGATCGCGCACCTGTCCACCCGCGTGACCCTGCAGCCGGGCGACCTCGTGATGACGGGAACGCCCGCCGGGGTGGGGATGGGCCGGGGCCGGTTCCTCAAGGCCGGCGACCGGCTCCGGCTCTGGATCGAGGGCATCGGCGAGCTCAGCCACACGATGCGCTAG
- a CDS encoding response regulator transcription factor: MRVLLVEDDALLGEGLRAGLQQARFAVDWVRDGADALHALEVESFAAVVLDLGLPGLSGLTMLRRLRAAGNKTPVLILTARDAIEDRVTGLDAGADDYVVKPVDLAELAARLRALIRRASGEAAPAFRRGALELDPAEHRVLFRGRPVELSAREFALLHELMLNAGRVLSREQLEERLYSWGREVESNAVEVHVHHLRRKLAPGLIRTIRGVGYLMPRGPNG, encoded by the coding sequence ATGCGAGTGTTGCTGGTCGAGGACGACGCCCTGCTGGGTGAGGGCCTGCGGGCCGGACTCCAGCAGGCGCGCTTCGCGGTGGACTGGGTGCGGGATGGCGCGGACGCGCTGCACGCGCTCGAGGTGGAGTCCTTCGCCGCCGTCGTGCTCGACCTGGGGCTACCAGGGCTCAGCGGCCTCACCATGCTGCGCCGGCTGCGCGCCGCCGGCAACAAGACGCCCGTCCTGATCCTCACCGCCCGCGACGCCATAGAAGATCGGGTCACCGGGCTCGACGCCGGCGCCGACGACTACGTGGTCAAGCCTGTCGATCTCGCCGAGCTGGCAGCGCGGCTGCGCGCCCTCATCCGTCGGGCCAGCGGCGAGGCCGCGCCTGCCTTCCGGCGGGGGGCGCTGGAGCTCGATCCCGCCGAGCATCGCGTCCTCTTCCGGGGACGCCCGGTCGAGCTGTCCGCCCGCGAGTTCGCGCTGCTGCACGAGCTGATGCTCAATGCCGGGCGCGTGCTCTCCCGGGAGCAGCTCGAGGAACGCCTGTACTCCTGGGGGCGGGAGGTCGAGAGCAACGCGGTCGAGGTCCACGTCCACCATCTGCGCCGCAAGCTGGCGCCGGGACTCATCCGCACGATCCGCGGCGTCGGCTACCTGATGCCCCGGGGCCCCAATGGCTGA
- a CDS encoding DUF1924 domain-containing protein encodes MLALSGPAAAGSPLEIQGALEADARQATPGFAGFSAKRGEQFFNARHGGEWSCGTCHTPDPRRPGRHATTGKPITPLAPAANPERFTNPATVDKWFRRNCKDVLGRACTPVEKGDVLAWLLFLGK; translated from the coding sequence ATGCTTGCCCTCAGCGGGCCGGCGGCCGCCGGCTCCCCCCTCGAGATCCAGGGCGCGCTGGAAGCCGACGCCCGCCAGGCTACCCCCGGGTTCGCGGGGTTCTCTGCCAAGCGCGGGGAGCAGTTCTTCAACGCCAGGCACGGCGGGGAGTGGAGCTGTGGCACCTGTCACACGCCCGATCCCCGCCGGCCCGGACGGCACGCGACCACCGGAAAGCCCATCACCCCCCTGGCTCCTGCCGCCAACCCGGAGCGGTTCACGAACCCGGCGACCGTCGACAAGTGGTTCCGCCGCAACTGCAAGGACGTGCTCGGTCGGGCCTGCACACCTGTCGAGAAAGGCGACGTGCTGGCCTGGCTGCTCTTCCTGGGAAAGTGA
- a CDS encoding sulfite exporter TauE/SafE family protein has protein sequence MSSVPISLEVAIFAALVVFVGYLIFGVTGFGASPITIPLLAHVLPLVFVLPLASILDLGSALALAFHTRRQADTRELLTLVPFTLVGLTLGVTLLVSLPRNATLLALGMFVCAYAVYVLVRRQAPRRLTRWWAAPAGLAGGVVGALFGMGGPPYVMYITGRVPDPAAQRATISQMVILNVGLRVVAFALAGLLLSRALWIAVTILLPMAWIGVWVGNRLHVRAAPATVARVVAAALLLTGVTLIARTL, from the coding sequence GTGAGCAGCGTGCCGATCTCTCTCGAAGTGGCGATCTTCGCGGCGCTGGTGGTCTTCGTCGGGTACCTGATCTTCGGGGTCACCGGATTCGGCGCCTCGCCGATCACGATTCCGCTGCTGGCGCACGTCCTGCCGCTCGTGTTCGTGCTACCGCTGGCCTCGATCCTCGACCTGGGCTCGGCGCTGGCCCTGGCCTTTCACACGCGCCGCCAAGCGGACACCCGCGAGCTCCTGACCCTCGTGCCCTTCACCCTGGTCGGGCTCACGCTGGGCGTCACCCTGCTCGTCAGCCTGCCCCGCAACGCCACGCTGCTGGCTCTCGGCATGTTCGTGTGCGCCTACGCAGTGTACGTGCTGGTGCGTCGGCAGGCGCCCCGTCGCCTCACGCGGTGGTGGGCCGCGCCCGCCGGGCTCGCCGGCGGGGTGGTGGGCGCCCTCTTCGGCATGGGCGGGCCGCCCTACGTGATGTACATCACCGGCCGGGTCCCCGACCCGGCGGCCCAGCGCGCAACGATCTCCCAGATGGTGATTTTGAACGTCGGCCTGCGCGTGGTAGCCTTCGCGCTCGCCGGTCTCCTGCTCTCCCGCGCGCTCTGGATCGCGGTGACGATCCTGCTCCCGATGGCCTGGATCGGCGTGTGGGTCGGCAACCGCCTGCACGTGCGGGCGGCTCCGGCCACGGTGGCGCGCGTCGTGGCGGCCGCCCTGCTGCTCACCGGCGTCACCCTGATCGCGCGGACTCTCTAG